A segment of the Spirochaetota bacterium genome:
AAAATTTTGATAAACTTGATGTGGTAAAAAAAGCTGAATTAACGGCTCTGGTTACAAAAGAAATGAAAGAAAACAGATATGATGCTGTACAAAAGGTGCTTACCTTTACCACCCATCAGGCTGAGGCGTTTAATCATTTAAAGAAATATTATACAGATCTTTTTACACAGGGGAATGACCGCATGGGTTTACAGCCTGGTATAGTTACCCGTGAAAATGAAGGACATATCATTACCAGTTTCTTTGCATGGCTTGCATGGGCTGCTGGTACAAACCGCCCGGAGCAGGCTGTAACCTATACCACAAACTGGCCATATGATCCGCTGGTTGGAAATACTCCGGTAGCTGATGCGATTGTATGGTCCATTGTAAGTGTTGTGCTCTTGATTTTAGCATTGGGAATGGTGCTATTCTTCTATAATCGTTATATGAAAGAAGAAGACTATACGGCTTCACTGGCAAAGTTAGAAGAACCAGAGCCATCTTCAAGTCAAAAAGCAACGGTTATTTACTTTTTTGTGGCAATGTTGCTTTTTATTTTACAGATTGCAACGGGTTCGTTAACAGGACATTTCACTGTTGAAGGTACTAAATTCTTTGGATTGAATATTGCCTCAATACTTCCGTATGCACTGGTTCGAACTTGGCATATTCAGCTGGCTATTTTTTGGATAGCTACATGCTTTCTGGCTACGGGACTTTTTGTAGGACCTTATGTTGGTAAAGAGCCAAAACATCAGGGAAAGCTGGTTATAGCACTGTTTGCAGCAGTTGTTGTGGTGGTGTTGGGCACACTTGGGGGCACCTGGCTTTCAATAAAAGGATTCTTTGGTGGTGAAGGTTTTCTTTTTGGCCATCAGGGTTATGAATATATTGAACTTGGAAGAGTGTGGCAGCTTCTTCTTATTGTTGGGATGATTATATGGCTGGTTCTTGTATTAAGAGCTATCGCTCCTGCTTTAAAAAGTGAAAAAGACAAAGGCGGGCTTACACATCTTTTACTATACAGTGCAATAAGCATCCCGCTTTTTTATATGGCAGGGCTAATGTATGGTAAAGGATCACATCTTTCTGATGCAGAGTACTGGCGCTGGTGGGTAGTACATTTATGGGTAGAAGGATTTTTTGAAATCTTTGCAACAGTTACATTGGCATTTGTACTTTCACGAATTGGAGCAGTAAGCCAGCGTTTTGCACATATCACAGTATATTTAAGCATTTTCCTGTATCTTGGTAGTGGGGTTATAGGTACTTTTCATCACCTTTACTGGACAGGTACACCTATACCCATTATGGCACTGGGTGGGGTATTTTCAGCTCTGGAAGTTGTGCCACTGGTTTTACTTGGATTTGAAGCTGCTATGAATATGAAGACTTTAGAAAAGGCTGGACCAGGATATGAGTACAGATGGCCATTGTATTTCTTTATTTCAGTTGCATTCTGGAATCTGGTTGGGGCTGGTGTGTTTGGTTTTTTGATTAATCCTCCAATTGTATTGTATTATATACAGGGTATAAACACAACACCAATTCATGCTCATACTGCTCTGTTTGGAGTGTATGGTCTATTGGCAATTGCACTCATGTTGTTTTCGGTCAGACATATTTTTAAAAAAGATTCCTGGTCCGATAGTCTCCTTAAATGGAGCTTTTGGGGCTTGAATGGAGGATTGGTGTTAATGACAGTCATAAGCCTTATACCTTCAGGCTTTTATCAGTTTTATCATGCTGTTGATAAAGGACTATGGTATGCACGAAGTCCTGAGATTGCGACAAGCAATTTTATACGTACTGCATCATGGCTGAGAATAGGTCCTGATTTGATTTTCACAGCGGGTGCTTTTTTGTTAGTGGCGTTCCTTATTAAGGGTATATGGGGTTCATTTATTAAGAAGTAATTAATTTATTATGCGGAGGCTAAACGATGCCTCCGCATAATAGAATAGTTTTAATTGGAGGTAAAGGCTATGAACTTAGCAAGTGAAGATTTAATACAGGAACATGAAGCCATACTGTACGGATTGAAAATTCTAGAAAAAATGATTGAGATGTATTCCCGTACTAAAAATATTAATTTTGATGAGATAAGTGAGATAATTAATTTCTTTAAACTGTTTGCGGATAAGTGTCATCATGGGAAAGAAGAAGGATTACTTTTCCCTGAGATGGAAAAAGCTGGTATACCAAAAGAAAATGGTCCTATTGGGCAGATGTTATATGAGCATGATGAAGGTAGAAATTATATCAAATTGATGGAAGAAGGATTACATAAAAACCTTGATTTTTTTGTTGAAAATGCATTACAATACATCAATCTTTTGCGAAATCATATTGTAAAGGAAAACACTATTTTGTTTCCTCTTGGTGATAGGAAAATCCCCAATGATATTCAGAAAAACCTTTTAAAAGCCTTTGAAAAACATGAAGAAGTTGTCATGGGTAAAGGAACACATGAACAGCTTCATGAGTTGCTGCATAAATTTGGTAAGAAATATATTGAGGAATTACATTGATGAATGTTAAAATCAAAAATAATGTGTACTGGATTGGAAAAATTGATTGGGAATTAAGGTTTTGAGATAGTACATGAGGGGTTTCGGTGTTTGTGGAATCCTGATGAAGAAAGTTTGAAAAAGTGTAAATCTTTTGGCAAAAAGTACTTCATTAATGCATTTAAAATTATAACGGAGGATTAAATGAGTGAGTTTTTAAGTGATATGAGTAAAAAGAAGGAACAGCTTAAAACTATGATTAAAAAGCTTCATGAGGGAGCGGATGTCAATGAGATGAAAGCCATCTTTAAAAAGGAGTTTGGCAATGTGATGCCTCATCAAATCAGTATGCTTGAAGAAGAGCTTATTAATGAAGGCATGCCTCAGGAAGAGGTGCACAGGCTATGTCAGTTGCATATAGACCTTTTCAGAGAGTCTATTGATGCAGGAAAAGTTGATGTTCCTGAAGGCCATCCTTTGTATATTCTGTATACTGAACATAGCAGACTTCTTGAATTTGCACAGCAATTAGTACAAAGTGCAACCAAACTTTTTGATATACCCGATACTGCTACATTTGCACGGGTTCAGCAGTTAATTGAATTTTTTAAGGAATCAGCAGTGCACTATCTTCGTGAGGAAAATGTTCTTTTCCCGGTACTGGAAAAATACGGTGTGACTCAGCCACCAAAGATTATGTGGATGGAGCACGACAATATACGGGCAATTGAAAAGAGTTTATATGAGATAGTAGATACGCTGGCAGGTGGCATTACAAAGGAACTATCGCACACATTACAAACACAGGCTATACGGCTTAGTGAGACACTGGCCGACCATTTTTATAAAGAGAACAATATATTGTTTCCAACGTCATACAAGTTTTTTAATGAAGATGACTGGAAGCTTGTAAAACAGGAATTTGATGGCATTGGGTATATGTCATATAGTCCGGTAACTGACACAGAAAAAGGCGAGGCAGCAAGCACACGATTGGCAGGTGGTACTGTAGAATTTGAAACGGGGAACCTGACGATAGAGCAGCTTCAGGCTATGCTTGATACCATGCCAGTAGATTTTACATTTATTGACAAAGATGATGTGGTGCGTTACTTTAATAATGCACCCGACCGCATCTTTGTACGCTCTAAAGCTGTTATTGGGAGAACTGTGCAAAACTGTCATCCGGATAAAAGCATCCACGTGGTTAACCGTTTGCTTAACGAAATGAAACAGGGGAAGCGCAATAAGGCTGAGTTCTGGATTACATTAAATGGTCGTTTGATTTATATTACCTACTATGCGGTGCGCCAGAATGGTGAATATATGGGATGCCTGGAGGTTACGCAGGATATTACCGATATTCAGAAGATAACCGGGCAGAAGCGATTGCTGGATTAAACTTTTTTGGAGGTACTGAGTTGGTACACAACAAACAATTGCGTGTGGTTGTCATTGGTGCTGGTTTTGGCGGTTTGTGGGTGGCAAAAACGTTGGCTAATACAAACTATGAGGTGATAGTTATTGATAAAAATAACTATCACACATTCTTGCCGCTGTTATATCAGGTATCTGCTGCTGAAGTTTCTCCCGAGCAGATTGCGTCACCTGTGCGTAATATTGTTAGAAAACACAATAATATAAAGTTCATTCGTGGTGCTGTAAGTAAGATTCAGTATGCTTCAAAGACTGTTGTGTGCCTGGGTCAGGAGATACCGTTTGATTATCTAGTTATATCAGCAGGCAGTGAAAATCATTATTTCAATATTCCAGGTACCGTACAATTTGCATTCCCCCTTAAAACCTTGGATGATGCAATGGTTTTGCGCAACCATATCCTTACCTGTTTTGAACGGGCTTCGTTTGTGGCTGACGAAAAACAGCGAAAGCGCCTGCTTACTGTGGCCATTGTTGGTGGTGGACCAACAGGGGTTGAATTTGCTGGTGCACTGGCAGAGTTGATTGCCGGGCCGCTAACAAAAGATTTTCCTGAATTGCAACATGAGGCTTTAACTGTGTATCTTATTGAGGCTAGTGATAGGCTAATTGGGATGTATCCCCAAAAGCTCTGTGAATATACTTGCAAGCAGCTAGAGAAAAAAGGGGTAAGGGTTATACTGAATACAGCAGTAACAAAGATTGATGCTACAGGAGTCCATTTGAACAATGGCAATATTGTACCCACTGAAACAGTAGTGTGGACAGCAGGTGTTAAAGGCGAGCTTGTAGCAAATGATTTGAATGCTAAAACAATGCCCAATGGAAGAGTCATAGTGGATGAATATTGCAGGGTGCCCGGATATAATGATGTGTTTATCATTGGCGATTTAGCTTGCTTTACACAGGATGGCAAGCCACTTCCCATGATAGCACCAGTTGCGATGCAGCAGGGAAGATATGTGGGCAAACACTTAATACAAAAGCTTAAAGGGAAAACGCCCAAACCTTTCCGGTATAGGGATAAAGGTGGTATGGTTGCCATAGGACGTAATAAAGCAATTGCTCAGATTGCAGGTTTGCATCTGAAGGGATATATTGCATGGATAATATGGATTTTTATTCATATACTGTATTTGATTGGTTTTAAAAATAAAATTTTTGTCATGATTAACTGGGTCTGGAGCTATATCTTTTTTGAAAAAAGTGTGCGGCTCATTTTACCGCGATGTTGTGATGATCCTCACGGTGATTTATGTTTACAACGAGGAAGAAGTTGTAAGGGATAACATTGTACTGGAGTAACAATATGAGTAATCTATTTTCAAATCCGCAAAATTTTGTTGATGCTATTGACTATCAAAGCAATGCAATTGTGAGCAAAACCGTACTTCAAAATAATGGTGGTAGTCTGACACTGTTTGCATTTGATAAAGGGCAAGCGTTGAGTGAGCATACTGCACCGTTTAATGCTTTTGTCATGGTAATAGATGGGGAATTTATTATTACTATTGGTGGAAAAGAAAATACGGTAAAAGCAGGGGAGGCTA
Coding sequences within it:
- a CDS encoding nitric-oxide reductase large subunit, translating into MLKPQWRAVLFFLLILCFGVLIFGGYMIKKEKPPIPEKVVSPDGVVLFTGDDIIKGQNYYFSRGGHHIGTIWGHGSYLAPDWSADYLHRAGLYVAARFAGLNADESSAFSQENFDKLDVVKKAELTALVTKEMKENRYDAVQKVLTFTTHQAEAFNHLKKYYTDLFTQGNDRMGLQPGIVTRENEGHIITSFFAWLAWAAGTNRPEQAVTYTTNWPYDPLVGNTPVADAIVWSIVSVVLLILALGMVLFFYNRYMKEEDYTASLAKLEEPEPSSSQKATVIYFFVAMLLFILQIATGSLTGHFTVEGTKFFGLNIASILPYALVRTWHIQLAIFWIATCFLATGLFVGPYVGKEPKHQGKLVIALFAAVVVVVLGTLGGTWLSIKGFFGGEGFLFGHQGYEYIELGRVWQLLLIVGMIIWLVLVLRAIAPALKSEKDKGGLTHLLLYSAISIPLFYMAGLMYGKGSHLSDAEYWRWWVVHLWVEGFFEIFATVTLAFVLSRIGAVSQRFAHITVYLSIFLYLGSGVIGTFHHLYWTGTPIPIMALGGVFSALEVVPLVLLGFEAAMNMKTLEKAGPGYEYRWPLYFFISVAFWNLVGAGVFGFLINPPIVLYYIQGINTTPIHAHTALFGVYGLLAIALMLFSVRHIFKKDSWSDSLLKWSFWGLNGGLVLMTVISLIPSGFYQFYHAVDKGLWYARSPEIATSNFIRTASWLRIGPDLIFTAGAFLLVAFLIKGIWGSFIKK
- a CDS encoding hemerythrin domain-containing protein, translated to MNLASEDLIQEHEAILYGLKILEKMIEMYSRTKNINFDEISEIINFFKLFADKCHHGKEEGLLFPEMEKAGIPKENGPIGQMLYEHDEGRNYIKLMEEGLHKNLDFFVENALQYINLLRNHIVKENTILFPLGDRKIPNDIQKNLLKAFEKHEEVVMGKGTHEQLHELLHKFGKKYIEELH
- a CDS encoding DUF438 domain-containing protein, with product MSEFLSDMSKKKEQLKTMIKKLHEGADVNEMKAIFKKEFGNVMPHQISMLEEELINEGMPQEEVHRLCQLHIDLFRESIDAGKVDVPEGHPLYILYTEHSRLLEFAQQLVQSATKLFDIPDTATFARVQQLIEFFKESAVHYLREENVLFPVLEKYGVTQPPKIMWMEHDNIRAIEKSLYEIVDTLAGGITKELSHTLQTQAIRLSETLADHFYKENNILFPTSYKFFNEDDWKLVKQEFDGIGYMSYSPVTDTEKGEAASTRLAGGTVEFETGNLTIEQLQAMLDTMPVDFTFIDKDDVVRYFNNAPDRIFVRSKAVIGRTVQNCHPDKSIHVVNRLLNEMKQGKRNKAEFWITLNGRLIYITYYAVRQNGEYMGCLEVTQDITDIQKITGQKRLLD
- a CDS encoding NAD(P)/FAD-dependent oxidoreductase; the encoded protein is MPGGYAGYYRYSEDNRAEAIAGLNFFGGTELVHNKQLRVVVIGAGFGGLWVAKTLANTNYEVIVIDKNNYHTFLPLLYQVSAAEVSPEQIASPVRNIVRKHNNIKFIRGAVSKIQYASKTVVCLGQEIPFDYLVISAGSENHYFNIPGTVQFAFPLKTLDDAMVLRNHILTCFERASFVADEKQRKRLLTVAIVGGGPTGVEFAGALAELIAGPLTKDFPELQHEALTVYLIEASDRLIGMYPQKLCEYTCKQLEKKGVRVILNTAVTKIDATGVHLNNGNIVPTETVVWTAGVKGELVANDLNAKTMPNGRVIVDEYCRVPGYNDVFIIGDLACFTQDGKPLPMIAPVAMQQGRYVGKHLIQKLKGKTPKPFRYRDKGGMVAIGRNKAIAQIAGLHLKGYIAWIIWIFIHILYLIGFKNKIFVMINWVWSYIFFEKSVRLILPRCCDDPHGDLCLQRGRSCKG
- a CDS encoding cupin domain-containing protein — translated: MSNLFSNPQNFVDAIDYQSNAIVSKTVLQNNGGSLTLFAFDKGQALSEHTAPFNAFVMVIDGEFIITIGGKENTVKAGEAIIMPANVPHALVAVKNAKMLLVMIKG